The sequence below is a genomic window from Shinella sp. PSBB067.
TGGTTGTCGAGCGCCGCGTCTCGGCGACCTACAAGGACCTGCCCGGCGGCCAGCTCCTCGGCCCGACCTTCGACTACACCCACCGCCTCCTCGACCCGTCGCTTTTGAACGACGAGGCCGTGGATGCGCCGCTGGAGCGCGACGAGCCCGGCGAGCCGGTCATGCGCGTCTCCGACATCCTCGCCGGCGAAGGCCTGGTCGAGGACGACGGCAGCCTGCCGGATGGCCACGTTCCGGGCGACATCACCCGGGAGCCTCTGGAGTTCCCGATGGCGCGGGACCTTCGCCTGCAGGCGCTCGCCCGCGGCGACGAGGGCTTCCTGCTGGCGCTCGGCTATTCCACCCAGCGCGGCTATGCCCGCACCCATCCCTTCGTCGGCGAAGTGCGCATCGGCGAGGTCGAGGTGGAACTGGACATGCCGGAGCTCGGCTTTGCCGTCTCGCTCGGCCGCATCCAGGTGACCGAGTGCCAGATGATCGCCCAGTTCAAGGGCTCGGCGAAGAACCCGCCGCAGTTCACGCGCGGCTACGGCCTCGTCTTCGGCCAGAGCGAGCGCAAGGCCATGGCCATGTCGCTGGTCGACCGTGCGCTGCGCGCGGAGGAGTTCGGCGAGGACATCGTCGCCCCGGCGCAGGACGAGGAATTCGTCATCTCCCATTCCGACAACGTTCAGGCGACCGGCTTCGTCGAGCACCTGAAGCTCCCGCACTACGTGGATTTCCAGGCCGAGCTCGATCTCGTGCGCCGCATGCGGCGCGAATACGAGGCGGCGCACGGCGAAAACAGCCAACTTCCGGAGGCCGCAGAATGACGACGGCAGACCTGGCGACCTACAACTTCGCCTATCTCGACGAACAGACGAAACGCATGATCCGCCGCGCGATCCTCAAGGCGATAGCCATCCCCGGCTACCAGGTGCCCTTCGCCTCCCGCGAAATGCCCATGCCCTATGGCTGGGGCACCGGCGGTGTGCAGGTGACGGCGGCGATCCTCGGTCCCGAGGACGTGCTGAAGGTCATCGACCAGGGGGCGGACGACACGACCAACGCCGTCTCCATCCGCGCCTTCTTCCAGAAGGTGGCCAATGTGGCCGTCACGACGAAGACGCGCGAGGCGACGATCATCCAGACGCGCCATCGCATTCCCGAGGAGAAGCTGACGGCCGGCCAGACGCTCGTCTACCAGGTGCCGATCCCCGAACCCCTGCGCTTTCTCGAACCGCGCGAGACCGAGACGCGCAAGATGCATGCGCTGGAGGAATACGGCCTCATGCATGTCAAGCTCTACGAGGACATCGCCCGCAACGGCCATATCGCGACGACCTATGCCTATCCGGTGAAGGTCGAGGGCCGCTATGTCATGGACCCGTCGCCGACGCCGAAATTCGACAATCCGAAGATGCACATGTCGGAAGCGCTCCAGCTCTTCGGCGCGGGCCGGGAGAAGCGCATCTACGCCGTGCCGCCCCATACCGAGGTCGTCAGCCTCGATTTCGAGGACCATCCCTTCGCGGTCCAGACCTTCGACAAGCCCTGCGCGCTCTGCGGCGCGGAGGATGTCTATC
It includes:
- a CDS encoding alpha-D-ribose 1-methylphosphonate 5-phosphate C-P-lyase PhnJ — encoded protein: MTTADLATYNFAYLDEQTKRMIRRAILKAIAIPGYQVPFASREMPMPYGWGTGGVQVTAAILGPEDVLKVIDQGADDTTNAVSIRAFFQKVANVAVTTKTREATIIQTRHRIPEEKLTAGQTLVYQVPIPEPLRFLEPRETETRKMHALEEYGLMHVKLYEDIARNGHIATTYAYPVKVEGRYVMDPSPTPKFDNPKMHMSEALQLFGAGREKRIYAVPPHTEVVSLDFEDHPFAVQTFDKPCALCGAEDVYLDEVVLDDRGGRMFVCSDTDHCEERCANGHRGHLAYDKEAAE
- a CDS encoding carbon-phosphorus lyase complex subunit PhnI; the encoded protein is MYVAVKGGEAAISNAHRLLADRRRGDRSLPAIGIEQIVAQLGLAVDRVMAEASLYDRALAALAVRQARGDMIEAIFILRAYRTTLPRFGYSRPVETGSMVVERRVSATYKDLPGGQLLGPTFDYTHRLLDPSLLNDEAVDAPLERDEPGEPVMRVSDILAGEGLVEDDGSLPDGHVPGDITREPLEFPMARDLRLQALARGDEGFLLALGYSTQRGYARTHPFVGEVRIGEVEVELDMPELGFAVSLGRIQVTECQMIAQFKGSAKNPPQFTRGYGLVFGQSERKAMAMSLVDRALRAEEFGEDIVAPAQDEEFVISHSDNVQATGFVEHLKLPHYVDFQAELDLVRRMRREYEAAHGENSQLPEAAE